One part of the [Pantoea] beijingensis genome encodes these proteins:
- the yccA gene encoding FtsH protease modulator YccA has product MDRIVSSTRESSLISTNKVLRNTYFLLGMTLSFSALTATVSTVLALPAPGLILMLVGFYGLMFLTHKLANSPTGILAAFAFTGFLGYCLGPILNSFLSAGMGDVIGLALGGTALVFFCCSAYVLTTRKDMSFLGGMMMAGFVVLLVAVVANLFLQIPALHMAISALFILFSAGAILWETSNIIHGGETNYIRATVSLYVSLYNIFVSLLSILGFARNN; this is encoded by the coding sequence ATGGATCGTATTGTTTCGTCTACACGCGAAAGTTCACTCATCAGTACCAACAAAGTTTTACGTAATACCTACTTCCTTCTCGGAATGACGCTGAGTTTCTCTGCGTTAACGGCCACCGTCAGCACAGTATTAGCATTACCCGCACCGGGACTTATCCTGATGCTGGTCGGATTTTATGGCCTGATGTTTCTGACACATAAACTGGCCAATAGCCCGACGGGTATTCTTGCCGCTTTTGCTTTTACCGGTTTCCTCGGCTACTGCCTGGGCCCAATTCTTAACAGCTTTTTATCAGCAGGCATGGGCGATGTCATTGGACTGGCCCTTGGTGGTACCGCATTGGTGTTCTTTTGTTGCTCAGCATATGTGCTCACCACCCGCAAAGACATGTCATTTCTTGGCGGCATGATGATGGCAGGCTTTGTGGTTCTGCTGGTTGCCGTTGTGGCGAATCTGTTTCTGCAAATTCCTGCACTACATATGGCCATCAGCGCCCTGTTTATTCTGTTCTCTGCCGGCGCTATTTTGTGGGAAACCAGTAACATTATTCATGGCGGCGAAACTAACTATATTCGTGCAACCGTCAGCCTGTATGTCTCCCTCTACAATATTTTTGTGAGCCTGCTGAGTATTCT